Proteins from a single region of Oscillatoria sp. FACHB-1406:
- a CDS encoding AAA family ATPase, whose translation MSSQILASSLTFKPMNFLDGYSISELIYKSDNSTIYRGFRERDRTPVILKLPSETSPTPETIARYKKEYEIARALKSRGIVTALDCQESFHSVVLVFEDIGAVPLKQRVSAGLGLAEFLDIAIQLSEIVAQIHEGGAIHKDINPNNILFDPKTQNIKLIDFGISTTFTHENFSPQSVNVLEGTLAYLSPEQSGRMNRHLDYRTDFYSLGITFYELLLGQIPFTTQDPLELVHCHIAKQPTPPHHLNEKVPEIISKIVLKLIAKTAEERYQSAWGLKCDLEYCLEQLQMTGVIVPFQLGMKDIPSRFQVSQKLYGREAEIEKLLKAFERVAMGETSGAYTILVSGYSGIGKSTLVRELYKELPRTHGYFISGKFEQFQRDIPYYALISAFSNLVEQLLTETTENLQKWRDKILASLGENSQIIIDLIPKVELIIGSQPAVPEMRGIEAQNRFTLVFQNFIRVFCDREHPLILFLDDLQWADLATLKLLELLTSDRNTQYLLLISSYRDNEVDAIHPLRQTLEIIASHHQEAIAEIRLVPLELEQIEMLIADTLHHSSESVRPLAQLVLNKTGGNPFFINEFLKVLYREGLLYLNFSRLTDNTNRDLIWEWDLAAIEQLKATDNIVDLIAGRLRNLPDFVRDVLQCAACLGIQFDRNLLSQICNASEEEVLNALEEAVRAELLLTLFSYSKTHILTQYKFAHDRIQQAAYNSLNPSDRIALQLNIARLLLQHTPSEHLSDRIFEIIDRFNLAISLVTDATERQEVARLNLLAGRKAKAAAAYSAAVKYLEKSLSLCPQNSWESYYDFTLTVCEEAIEAHYLNTNFERAESLADIVLKNAKQNLDRIKTQELIIQSYTAQNKPSQALELGISTLEIIGLPLETDLEWELSLPALESLERVAQMSNPLDLSAMRVLMVICPSAYFIDPQKLLAIVLTMVNLTLRKGHSALSAYAYVWYAALSSALGKFELGYQAGQLALNLVDRYNAKDLKAKVYNLFCALVRHWKEPARNSIPMLQEGIRFGFETGDREYACYCIKDYCVHLFMSGEPLQWVVTRMQENEPKLLESKQYYSIYQTQIWQQVCCNLLNPKSYSPSLQGDTFDEVEILSILQESNNRTLLCVFYLAKLNLAYLFKDYSAALYHARAVDEYLDAVMGFLYVAIHNFYDSLALLALASENPSVDLERVESNQKQLKEWANLAPANFKHKYELVEAERARVAGNYWQAAELYNCAVRGANENCYLQEEALACELAAEFYWERNLNPLAQTYFQSAIESYRNWQAFAKVKQLEKRYISIFGELIHTTHNTQKTNEISLKTIKTTSDSQHLLDLASIIKASQTIGGEIILADLLKKLLKILIENAGAQTGYLLLAQNGNFFIEAAGSIDSENVSVLQSLPLENRLPLSVINYVARLHESVALDNATLEGNFTNDRYIQQNQAKSILCVPAIEQGQLTSIVYLENSLTPGAFSRDRVEVIKILATQAAISIENACLYQTLEDKVAKRTAELAEANAEITLLNERLKQENVRLSAEVEVVKRLQAMVLPKTAELQAIESLDIAVYMEPADEVGGDYYDVWKYDGGVKIAIGDVTGHGLESGVLTIMAQTAARSIHNEGQTNPCQFLNSLNRTLYDNIQRMNSDKSMSFILLDYRDGTLEFSGQHEEIIVVRAEGKIERIDTIDLGFPLALEPDIINFVAQRQITLESGDVVFLYTDGITEAFNLKRKEYGIDRLCEVLLAHYRENVEKICQAVVEDVQRYIGDQKVFDDLAIVVVKQK comes from the coding sequence GTGAGTTCTCAGATTCTAGCCTCCAGTTTAACATTTAAACCCATGAACTTTTTAGACGGCTACTCCATCAGCGAGCTTATTTACAAAAGCGATAATTCTACGATTTATCGCGGCTTTCGGGAACGAGATCGAACTCCCGTTATTCTTAAGCTTCCCAGCGAAACCTCTCCTACTCCTGAAACAATTGCTCGTTACAAAAAAGAATATGAGATTGCTCGCGCTCTCAAATCTCGAGGAATAGTTACAGCCCTCGATTGTCAAGAAAGTTTTCATAGCGTTGTTTTAGTATTTGAGGATATTGGGGCTGTTCCTTTAAAACAAAGAGTATCTGCGGGATTAGGACTCGCTGAATTTCTCGATATTGCTATTCAACTCTCAGAGATTGTAGCGCAAATTCACGAGGGAGGAGCAATCCATAAAGACATAAACCCTAATAATATTTTATTTGACCCCAAGACTCAAAATATAAAACTCATTGATTTTGGTATTTCCACAACTTTTACCCACGAAAATTTTAGTCCTCAATCGGTAAATGTGTTAGAAGGGACACTCGCCTATCTTTCCCCCGAACAAAGCGGAAGAATGAATCGCCATCTAGATTATCGTACCGATTTTTATTCTTTAGGCATTACCTTTTACGAACTGCTTCTGGGCCAAATTCCTTTTACGACCCAAGACCCTTTAGAATTAGTCCACTGCCATATTGCTAAACAACCTACGCCACCCCACCATCTCAATGAAAAAGTCCCTGAAATCATCTCCAAAATTGTCTTAAAATTGATAGCAAAGACGGCAGAAGAACGGTATCAAAGTGCTTGGGGTCTAAAGTGCGATCTCGAATACTGTCTCGAACAATTGCAAATGACAGGGGTAATTGTTCCTTTTCAACTCGGCATGAAAGATATTCCCAGCCGATTTCAAGTTTCCCAGAAACTTTACGGTCGAGAAGCAGAAATAGAAAAGCTTTTAAAGGCGTTTGAGCGAGTTGCGATGGGAGAAACTTCGGGGGCATATACCATTCTAGTTTCGGGTTATTCTGGGATTGGAAAGTCAACTTTAGTCAGAGAACTATATAAAGAACTGCCTCGTACTCACGGTTACTTTATTTCCGGAAAGTTCGAGCAGTTTCAACGCGATATTCCTTACTATGCGCTAATTTCTGCTTTTTCAAATCTCGTCGAGCAACTGTTAACAGAAACAACAGAAAATTTACAGAAATGGCGCGATAAAATTCTTGCTTCTCTCGGTGAGAATAGCCAAATTATTATAGACTTAATTCCTAAAGTTGAGTTAATTATTGGGTCTCAACCTGCCGTTCCTGAAATGAGAGGGATAGAAGCTCAGAACCGCTTCACTTTAGTCTTTCAAAACTTTATACGAGTCTTTTGCGATCGCGAGCATCCTTTAATTCTCTTCCTAGATGATTTACAATGGGCCGATTTAGCGACACTGAAGCTCCTGGAACTGTTGACGAGCGATCGCAATACGCAATATCTCTTACTAATCAGTTCGTATCGAGACAATGAAGTGGATGCAATTCATCCATTACGACAAACCCTAGAAATTATTGCTAGTCATCATCAAGAAGCGATTGCAGAAATTAGGCTAGTTCCCCTAGAGTTAGAGCAAATTGAGATGCTTATTGCCGACACTTTGCACCACAGTTCCGAATCTGTTCGTCCTTTAGCACAACTTGTGTTGAATAAGACCGGGGGAAACCCTTTTTTTATTAATGAGTTTTTAAAAGTTTTATATCGAGAAGGACTTTTATATCTTAACTTTTCTAGGCTGACAGATAATACTAATCGCGATCTAATTTGGGAATGGGATCTCGCTGCGATTGAACAACTCAAAGCAACTGATAATATTGTCGATCTAATCGCGGGTCGGTTAAGAAATTTGCCTGACTTTGTAAGGGACGTTCTGCAATGCGCAGCTTGTTTAGGAATTCAATTCGATCGCAATTTGCTTTCACAGATTTGTAATGCTTCAGAAGAAGAAGTTTTAAACGCACTCGAAGAAGCTGTACGAGCCGAATTACTCCTGACTTTATTCAGCTATAGCAAAACGCACATTCTAACCCAATATAAATTTGCTCACGATCGTATCCAACAAGCCGCTTATAATTCTTTAAATCCTTCAGACCGCATCGCATTACAGTTAAACATTGCTCGCTTGCTTCTCCAGCATACACCTTCCGAACATCTGAGCGATCGCATTTTTGAGATTATCGACCGTTTTAATCTCGCAATCTCCCTCGTCACGGATGCAACAGAACGGCAAGAAGTGGCGCGACTGAATTTATTAGCGGGGAGAAAAGCAAAAGCTGCTGCTGCTTATTCGGCTGCTGTAAAATATTTAGAAAAAAGCTTGTCGTTATGTCCTCAAAATAGCTGGGAAAGTTACTATGACTTTACTTTAACAGTTTGTGAAGAAGCCATTGAAGCTCACTACTTAAATACAAATTTCGAGCGAGCAGAATCTTTAGCAGATATCGTCCTGAAAAATGCTAAGCAAAATCTCGATCGCATTAAAACTCAAGAATTAATTATCCAAAGTTATACTGCACAGAATAAACCCTCTCAAGCACTCGAACTCGGTATCAGTACGCTCGAAATTATCGGACTCCCTTTAGAAACTGACTTGGAATGGGAGCTTTCTTTACCCGCACTCGAATCTCTCGAGCGAGTTGCACAGATGAGTAACCCTTTGGATTTGTCGGCGATGCGAGTTTTAATGGTGATTTGTCCTTCTGCTTACTTTATTGACCCACAAAAATTGCTTGCTATTGTATTAACAATGGTCAATTTGACCTTAAGAAAGGGGCATTCTGCACTTTCAGCGTATGCCTATGTTTGGTATGCTGCGCTAAGTTCTGCGCTCGGTAAATTTGAGCTAGGATATCAAGCTGGACAACTCGCCTTAAATTTAGTCGATCGCTACAATGCTAAAGACCTTAAAGCCAAGGTATATAACTTGTTTTGTGCTTTAGTGCGTCACTGGAAAGAACCTGCTAGAAATAGTATTCCCATGCTTCAAGAAGGGATTCGATTTGGATTTGAAACCGGAGACCGCGAGTATGCGTGTTATTGCATTAAAGACTATTGCGTTCACCTATTTATGAGCGGGGAGCCTCTGCAATGGGTCGTCACGAGAATGCAAGAAAATGAACCTAAATTGTTAGAATCTAAGCAATACTATTCAATTTATCAAACTCAAATTTGGCAACAAGTTTGTTGCAATCTTCTCAATCCAAAATCATATTCTCCTAGCTTACAAGGAGACACCTTCGATGAAGTAGAAATTTTATCAATTTTACAGGAATCGAACAATAGGACTCTCCTCTGTGTTTTTTATTTAGCTAAACTCAACCTTGCCTATCTATTTAAAGATTATAGTGCCGCGCTCTACCATGCTCGTGCTGTCGATGAATATCTCGATGCAGTGATGGGATTTCTCTACGTTGCCATCCATAACTTTTATGATTCACTTGCATTGTTAGCTTTAGCCTCTGAAAATCCTTCGGTAGATTTAGAACGAGTAGAATCCAACCAAAAACAACTTAAAGAATGGGCAAACTTAGCACCAGCGAACTTTAAACATAAGTACGAATTAGTGGAAGCAGAACGAGCAAGGGTTGCCGGTAATTACTGGCAAGCTGCCGAACTTTACAATTGTGCGGTTAGAGGAGCAAATGAGAATTGCTATCTTCAAGAAGAAGCACTGGCGTGCGAATTAGCGGCTGAGTTTTATTGGGAACGTAATTTAAATCCGCTCGCGCAAACTTACTTCCAGTCTGCGATTGAAAGTTATAGGAATTGGCAGGCTTTTGCAAAAGTAAAACAGTTAGAAAAACGCTATATTAGCATTTTTGGAGAGTTAATTCATACAACTCATAATACACAAAAAACAAATGAAATTTCTCTAAAAACTATAAAAACAACTTCTGATTCGCAACATCTTTTAGACCTGGCGAGTATTATTAAAGCCTCTCAAACAATTGGTGGCGAAATTATTCTAGCGGACTTATTAAAGAAGCTATTAAAAATTCTTATTGAAAATGCGGGCGCGCAGACGGGCTATTTACTATTAGCACAAAACGGAAATTTTTTTATTGAAGCCGCCGGTTCGATCGATTCTGAGAATGTCTCAGTTTTGCAATCGCTCCCGCTCGAAAATCGCTTGCCGCTCTCGGTTATTAATTATGTTGCCCGACTCCACGAAAGTGTGGCTTTAGATAATGCCACATTAGAGGGAAATTTTACGAACGATCGTTATATTCAACAGAATCAAGCGAAATCGATTCTTTGCGTTCCCGCGATCGAACAAGGACAATTAACGAGTATTGTTTATCTCGAGAACAGTTTAACGCCGGGAGCGTTCTCGCGCGATCGCGTCGAAGTCATTAAAATTCTAGCCACTCAAGCAGCCATTTCCATTGAAAATGCCTGCCTCTACCAAACTCTCGAAGATAAAGTCGCAAAACGTACCGCCGAACTTGCTGAAGCAAACGCCGAAATTACTCTTCTCAATGAGCGTCTCAAACAAGAAAACGTGCGTTTGAGTGCTGAAGTTGAAGTCGTTAAGCGATTGCAGGCAATGGTTTTGCCAAAAACTGCCGAATTGCAAGCGATTGAATCTCTAGATATTGCTGTTTATATGGAACCTGCTGATGAAGTGGGCGGCGACTATTACGATGTTTGGAAATACGATGGTGGTGTAAAAATTGCCATTGGTGATGTCACCGGACACGGCTTAGAAAGTGGCGTTTTAACAATTATGGCTCAAACCGCTGCCCGCAGCATTCATAACGAAGGTCAAACTAATCCCTGCCAATTTTTAAATAGCCTTAATCGCACGCTGTATGACAATATCCAGCGCATGAATTCGGATAAAAGCATGAGCTTTATTCTGCTCGACTATCGCGACGGTACGCTTGAATTTAGCGGACAACACGAAGAGATTATTGTGGTGCGAGCCGAGGGAAAAATTGAACGCATTGACACGATCGATTTAGGGTTTCCACTGGCGTTGGAACCTGACATTATAAATTTTGTGGCGCAAAGGCAAATAACACTAGAGTCTGGAGATGTAGTGTTTTTATATACTGATGGAATTACTGAAGCCTTTAACTTGAAGCGAAAAGAGTACGGCATTGACAGGCTGTGTGAAGTTTTATTAGCTCACTACCGCGAAAATGTTGAAAAGATTTGTCAAGCTGTTGTTGAGGACGTGCAGCGATATATCGGCGATCAAAAAGTATTTGACGATCTTGCAATAGTGGTGGTGAAACAAAAATAG